TGCTCGAGCGCGTCGACGCGCGTCTGCAGCGTCACTGCCTGCCACTCCAGCTCCTGGACGCGCTGGGTGGCGGCCTGCAGCTTCTCGCTGGTCGTGGTCAGCTCACGCTCCATCGTCTCGCGAATTTCCTGGTGACGGTCGAGCTGGTCTTCCAGCTCGTTGATCACCGCCAGCACGTCATTCCGCTCGTCGATGAAGGTGTCCTGGAGGCCGCGGGGCGTGCTCTTGCCCTGGAGCAGCGCGCTCCCGGCGGCCATTTCAATTCTTTGCTTGGCCTCCTGGGCGGGCGTGGGCGCGGATGATCCGGGGCGCGTCGCTCCGGTCGCGGACGTGCCGGTCCCCGCCGGGTTCTGGCTGGTGGGCGCGCCGGTCTCGGCGCCGTTTCCGTTCCGTCGTGCGCGAGAATTGGACTTTTCCATAGCTGTTGGCTTCCTTGCGTGGAGGTAAGGCACGCCCCGAAGGGGGGCTTCCCTGCCCGTGCCCGGCGACCGCCTGCGGGACGCGTCCGGCACCGTGAGTAACTATCGGCCCGCTGGCGCAGACTTGACTCGCGCGGGCGCAACGCAGCGCAAGAAATGCCGCGCCCACCCCGCTGGCAACCCGCGGCGCGGGAATCTGGCGACCCGCCGGGGTGGTCGTGATCGGCAGGCCCTGCGCGGCCGTTGGCACCGGCTGAGGAAGTGGGTACCAGGTCCGTGACCTTTTAGGCGGCGTTTGCCTAGGGGGGTTGGGCGTCACAGTGGCGTCGCCAGCGATCGTCTTGCGACAGCCATAGGGCGCGCAAGGCGAGGATGGCCTCCACGCCGGGCAGATTCCAGAACTGCTCGGTCCCTTTCAAGCGCTTGTTGAACTGCTTGACGGCGGATTCGGTCACGCCGGAGCCGATCGGCCACCCTTTTTGCCGGTAGGTGGGATAGTCCATGTGCGCCCGATGCGTCTGGAAGTAGCCCACGTTGTTGGCGAGCACACGCCGCGGATGCTCCGGGCCATCCGCGGCTCGAGGCGGCCCCAGCCGCTGGGCGTGCCCCTCCAGGATCGCGATCACCTGTGCCACCTGCCCATCCCACAAGGCGTCTTCGAGTTGCTCGGCCAGCGCAGCTGCCTCCGACGTGTCTTTGCCCAGCGCGGCCCGCGCCGCGTCGTGCAGGTGCTCCGCCGCGTGGTAATAGTCCACGATGCGCTGATCGTGCAGATGTTCGCGTTCACTCAACGGATCGATCCAGTTCCCACCATCGCCCATCACCAATACCGTCTGCGTTTGCCGCAACCCGCGGCGCTCGGCCTCCAGCCGCACCAATTTCCCAAACGGCTCCGTCGCACCCATCGTCGCCACATAGGTCGTCACCAGCGGCCGCGGCCGCTGCGCCGGCGTTCCATCCCCCGGCTGATACGACGTCAGCGCCGCCACCTTGTCCTCGCGCCAACGGCTCCCGTTTTCTCCGGATTTTTCGCGCGTTTGCACCCGCCCCCCGTCCATCCCGATCACCAGCAAGGCCGGCAGATTGGCCGGCCCGACCGGACGCTGGCCCTGTTCGTAGGCCGCCACTTCGGCGTCCCGCGCCGCACGAACCACTTCACCCAACGCCTCCGCCCAGCGCTGCACCTGCTTGCCGTCCAGATGCGTGCCCCAGTCCTCGTTCAACGCCAACGCCGCCGGATCAAACGCGTGCAGGGCTCCCTCCCGCGCCACCCGCCGTGCCGCGCGCGGCGTCAGCGGAACTTCGGCCAGCAAACCCCAGTCCCGCACCTGAGGGGGAAAAAGAACCCCCGCACGCCCGACACCGCGCGTGCTGTTTGTGCACCACCACCCGCCCGTGCCGCGACTGCACCTCGGGCTGCGTCTGCTCCTTCTCCAGGTACACGGCGCCCGAGCCGCAGTACGGACAGCGTCCCGCACGGTCGACCTGGGCGCCGGGCGCTAGCGCCGCGCGCTGCTCCAACGCCACCGGCAAGGCCGCCTGCGCCAGGGTCTCGACTTGGTCCTCGAAGTCCGCAAACGTCGCCCCCTTCAGCGGAATCGTCTCGTCGGCCGGAAGCACCCGCTCCAACTGCGCGGCAAAAGCGGCCATAATCCGCGCCCGCGCCTCCTGGCGTGTCGTCCGTGCTGGCATGTCCGCTTCCTCCTTGAAGCACTTCCACTCGCGCGGGCCCGCCACCGGGCCCAACCCACCCCAATCCTACCTCAAATCGGCCGCCGCAAGTGTCACGGACCTCCGATTATCGGCCGCACAGCCGCGCGGTTGACTCCAGTTTCGCCAGCGTTACAGTGGACGAAATTGCGGCGGCCCGGCGGAGATGGGTCACGCCGTGACATTCAAAGGTGTGGTATGAAGAACGAGTCGTCGCTTCCGAGCGGGTTTGGACTGAATCGGCGTGAGTTTCTGGCATCGGCCGCCGCGGCCGGCGCCGGCTTGATGATGACCTGGCCCGGCTGGGCGCAGGAGCAGGCGGCGGGGGAGAAGGTCGACGCTCTGCGCGTCGCGTTCATCGGCCCCGGCAGCCAGGGCCGCAACCTGCTGAACCAGGCGCTGAAGATCCCCGGCATTCGGTTCGTCGCGATCTGCGACATCTGGCCATACAACCAGACCTACGCCGCCAACATTCTGAAGAAATACGACATGCCCGTGAAGGTCTACACCGAGTACCAGGAGCTGCTGGCGACGGAGAAGGACCTCGATGCGGCGATCGTGGCCACGCCGGACTGGGTGCATGCCGAGCACACCATCGCGTGCCTGAAGGCGGGCCTCAACGTGTACTGCGAAAAGGAGATGTCGAACACGCTGGAGGGGGCGAAGCAGATGGTGCGCGCGGCGCGCGAGACGAAGAAGCTGCTGCAGATCGGCCACCAGCGGCGCAGCAACCCGCGTTACTGGCACGCGCTCAAGATGATCAAGAATGACAAGATCTGCGGCCGCATCACGCACGTGAACGGGCAGTGGAACCGGTCGCGGCGCTTTGACATCGGCTGGCCGGAGGGCAAGGAGCTCGACGCCGCCACGCTGAAGAAGTACGGCTACGACACGATGGAGCGGTTCTGCAACTGGCGCTGGTACAAGCAGTACTCGGGCGGGCCGATGGCGGACCTGGGTTCACACCAGATCGACGTCTTCAACTGGTTCCTCGAGACGCTGCCGGCCGGCGTGCAGGCCAGCGGCGGCTTGGACAACTACGACGACCGCGAGTGGTACGACAACGTGCTGTCGCTGTATGACTGGAAGGTCAACGGCAAGCACGTGCGCGGCTTCTACCAGGTGCTGAACACGACGAGCCACGGCGGGTTCTGGGAGGCGTTCATGGGCGACGAGGGCTCGCTCGTCATCTCCGAGGACACGCGCAAGGGGTTCGCCTTCCGCGAGCCGGAAGCCAAGCGGCGCGAGTGGGAAGACGAAGCCTCCAAGATCGAGACCATGGACCGCGACGCGATCGAGCTGAAGATCGGCGAGACGCTGCGGCCGGACGGCACCAAGGATCCCGAGTCGCAGCGGTTGCTCGAAGAGAGCCAGAAGCCGCCACACCAGTTGCACCTGGAGAACTTCTTCAACGCGATCCGGGGCGGCACGCCGCTGTCGTGCCCGCCCGAGGTCGCGTATGAAACGGCGGTCACGGTCCTGAAGGCCAACGAGGCCGTCGAAAAGGGCTGCCGGATCGAGTTCCAGCCGGAAGAATTCAAGGTGTAGATGCACCGCAAGCTGGCACAGAGCGCCGTGCTGTTGTTGCTGGTGCTGGGCGGCGCCACGCTGCGGCTGTCCGCCGGTGAGCCGGCCGAGGTGGAGTTGCTCAAGACGGATAGCGCCGCGCCGTACGTGCATCGCCTGACGCTCTACGATCACGACGGTAAGGCGATCAATCCCAAGGACGAGCCCGCGGTGCCGTACTCGCCGGCGATGACCTGCGGCAAGTGTCACCCGGTTGGGCAGATCAGTCATGGCTGGCATTTCAATGCCTGGGACCCGAATGTGCCAGCGGGGCGGTCGGGCGAGCCATGGTTCCTCGTCGATCAGCGCACGGGCACGGTGCTGCCGATCTCGGGGCGCGGCTGGCCGGGTACGTATAAGCCGGAAGATGTTGGCCTGTCGAACTGGGAGTTCGTGCTCCGCTTTGGCGCGCATACGCCGGGCGGGGGCTATGGGGCGCCGAGCGGCGAGGTGCTCGCGAAGTCGCGCGAGGAGGCGCGCTGGAAGATCTCCGGCCAACTCGAAGTGGACTGCATGAGCTGCCATAGCGCGGGGCAGTCGCACGACCCGGCGGAGGCGGCCCGGCAGATTGAGGCGCAGAATTTCAAGTGGTCGCCGACGATCGCACTGGGCTTGGGCGTGGTGCGGGGCGAGGCCCGCAAGGTGCCGGACGACTGGGATCCGACG
The sequence above is drawn from the Phycisphaerae bacterium genome and encodes:
- a CDS encoding Gfo/Idh/MocA family oxidoreductase, with translation MKNESSLPSGFGLNRREFLASAAAAGAGLMMTWPGWAQEQAAGEKVDALRVAFIGPGSQGRNLLNQALKIPGIRFVAICDIWPYNQTYAANILKKYDMPVKVYTEYQELLATEKDLDAAIVATPDWVHAEHTIACLKAGLNVYCEKEMSNTLEGAKQMVRAARETKKLLQIGHQRRSNPRYWHALKMIKNDKICGRITHVNGQWNRSRRFDIGWPEGKELDAATLKKYGYDTMERFCNWRWYKQYSGGPMADLGSHQIDVFNWFLETLPAGVQASGGLDNYDDREWYDNVLSLYDWKVNGKHVRGFYQVLNTTSHGGFWEAFMGDEGSLVISEDTRKGFAFREPEAKRREWEDEASKIETMDRDAIELKIGETLRPDGTKDPESQRLLEESQKPPHQLHLENFFNAIRGGTPLSCPPEVAYETAVTVLKANEAVEKGCRIEFQPEEFKV